The nucleotide sequence GTTATTTACGGCTTACTGTGCTAGTAAAGGAGCCGTTTTGGCTTTCACTCGTTCTCTGGCCCTCGAGTATGCGGCTGATAATATTCGCATTAATGCACTATGTCCGGGTCCAATTGATACTCCGATGCTTAATGCTGAATTTAATGCTGATTCAGATCCAGTAAAAGCAAGAACAGAAAGCATTGCTACTATTCCTATAGGGCGTTTAGGGCGACCCGAAGAAATTGCTCAAGTGGCGCTATTTTTAGCCAGTGATGCACCTCAATTGATGCACGGCGCTTCTTTGTTAGTAGATGGAGGGAAAACTATTGTTTAATTATTGGTAATTTTGATCTCCCTAAATTCCCCTTCTGGCGGACTTTTAAGGAAATTGTGGATATATATAAAGTTCACGCTTGTCAAAAGTGTAAAGAGCAATGAAGAGGTCATTAAGCCGAAACCTCAGATTGCCATTATCTTTTTAGTCGTCAATCTTTCCCACTGCCGAAGGGTTTTTTTTCGCTTTTTTTTTCTTTAAATTTACTAGACTTAAAATTTTTCAACAATAATTATTGTAATTTTTTGCTCATAAGAGTTATAATAAATCCTATAGATTTACTGTTTTTTTAAGAAGGCAAAGGGCTTGACAAACTTATGACTAATTCACCCATTAAGATTACTATCAAAAAAGATGAGTTTAATAAGGCTTATGAACAAACTGTAATAAAAAATAATTTTTTTGAAGTAAGTTCTTATTATGAAAATTATCGTCCTCGATATTTCAATACACTTAAATTTATAGAGAAATTCACTTTACCAGAATCCCCTAAAATTTTAGAAATAAGCGGAGGACAGATTAGTCTCCTCTTAAAAGAAATGTTTAATTTTGATTGTACTGTTGCCGATGTTAATGATCAATATAAACAGGGAATAATAGACCAAGGTATAAATTTTTTAGTTTGTGATTTATTGCATGACGATATTCTTGTAGAAAGCTACTATGATTTAATAGTAATGTGTGAAGTTATTGAGCATTTACCAGTTCCACCCAACCTAATTTTAGAGAAACTAAAAAAATACTTGAAACCGGGTGGGTGGCTTATTCTAACAACTCCAAACTTCTATCGTTTCAGAAATTTGGTAAGGATGATAACCGGGACACCAATTTTTTGTCCTTTCTTTCAACCTCGCCGGGGGGAAGCCATTGGACATTTTATCGAATATAGTAAAGAAAATTTGCAATGGTCTTTAGAAAAAGCTGGATTTAAATCTGTTCAGATTGAATATAGACAGCTTGATTTTTCTGGCGCAACTCTCCTAACAAAGTTAGCTAGAATAATAATAAGCCCCTTGTTTATACGTCCTCTGTGGCGAGACAATTTAGTGGCAAATGCACAGAAACCTTAGGTATGCACTTTGATTGTCTAGAGAGAACGCCGATCCACAGATAAGGGAAAATTATAATTATACGCTGTGCGTCCGTTTTCCGCTTCTCTCTAAACAACGTTCCTGTTGACTTTTGGGCGAGTGGGAAGGCCAACACCGAGCGACAGTTAATGTTCGCTCTTTCTCGTGACCAACCACTTTTGAGTGTACCCATAACTTTAGCCTTTAGTTTACGCCTCAACTTTTTTTAGTGCAAGATCTGAGTTTAAAGTCTTATCTGCTTTTTGCTTGACTAAATCTTCGTATATTTCCCTAATTTTTTCGGCTTTTCTTCCCCATTCAAAGTCTTTTACTCTTTCAACACACTTGAAAGACATTTGATTTCTTAAAGTTTGATCATTCACTAATATTTGAATTTTATCAGCTACTTCTCTAACCACATATTCTCTAGAGCTTGGCTCTATCCTAAATCCGGTTTCTTCAGTTACATATTCACCAATTCCTCCGTTATTAACCACAATACAAGGAAGGCCACAAGCCATAGCTTCTAGAACGACGGCTCCTCCAAATTCTCTGATAGAAGGAAAACAAAAAATATCTGAATTTTTGTAATATTGGACAATATCCTGTGATTTGACCCAGCCAGTAAATTTGACCAAACTTTCAAGCTTAAGCTCTTTTACTTGTTGTTCTAAAGGTTTTTTTTCTGACCCATCACCCACAATAGTTAAACGAATTTTATTTTGGATTTCTTGATCGAGTTGACTGATCGCTTCGAGCAACATATCGGCTCCTTTATAGGGCACCAATCGTCCGACAAAAAGTAAATTGATATAATTCAAATTTTTAGGAGCATTTTGAGTTTCTATAAATTCTTGTTTTATGCCATTTTCATAAAAGAGGCTAATTCTGTTATCTGGTATTGAAAATGTATCTTTAAGCCAATTTAGCGTATAAGTTGACCCGGATAATACCTTGTCGGCTTGTTGATAAGTTTCTACATAACCGGGTATTAAGGCTCGTCCCACTGCTCTTAAAAAGTTAAAATAGGCAAATTCTTGCCTAGCTACTTTTTGAAAACCCGGAGGAAAGGGAACGCCGCCGTTTACTGGCCCTAAAAGAAAAGGAGTATTATGACAAGCCTTAATAATTTTAACTGGATATCTTGGCATCATTGGCGTTATGGCATGAACAATGTCATAATCTCCTTTAGATACTGAAATATGAAATTGTTGATAAACCTGGTTGTTAAACTCTTCATAAATTGGATAACATAAAGCGTTATATAAAGGCCAGTTTACCCGGCCTTGAAAGGTTATACTAGAAACGAGCTTATGATAAATGGGGCTGAAGGAACCTTCGTGTATATAAATAATATTTTTATGTTCGGGAAATTTCTGTAAAGCTTCTTCATTTCTCCCATGAGTGACTAATGTACAATCTACTAGCTGGCTAATTTCTTTGTAATAATTATATCCTACTAAAGGAACAGATGACCATTCAGGATTACATTGTTCTATGATGAGTAAAACCTTTAATTTTTTCTTCATTATATTGACCTTATTTTGTCCTATATGAATAGCAGAGCTTAAATCAATAAGCTATGTTTTAATTAAAGTATCAAAAAAATTTAAAGATTTTATGAGGTTTAAGCGAGATATATCTTTATATCATGACTCTCGCGTTCCTGTGGCGATAAGAAAAGCTGAGCATTCGTAGGATGGATTAGGTACGGAGATAATTTTAAAGTTTGGCTATTTCTTTTTACATTTCTTAACATCGTGTTCACGCGCACAAAGTGAGGCGAAACCTAGTGGCGCGAAGTGCTTCTTGATTTATGTCGGTGGTACTTATAAGATGTTACCAAAGTTTGAGCGGCAGGTTACGACGCAGAGCAAAACTGACTCGTTAATCAGAAAAATTATCCCCGTGCCTAACCGAGACGACAAAATCACTGCTCACTAATTTTGATTTCATCAATATTCCAGAATGCACCGCCAAGGGCACAATAATCAATCTTATCAAAGCGATTTCGCACTGCCGACATAGAATAGGGATTCACTAAATAAATATAGGGTAAATATTGCTCAATTAATTCCTGAGATTTGGCATAAATCGCTTTACGTTTTTCGGGGTCTAATTCTTGTGAACCCTGTACATATAACTGCTCAATTTGCTTTTCCCAATCTGCCGCTTCCCAACCAGTTAAGGATTTACCTTGTTGGTTAAACGTATGTAATTGACCATCGGTGTACCAAAGATTAGGCGAATGAGGTTCATTTCCTCCAGTAAAACCGAGAAGATGAGCTTCCCAGTCTAAAGTGTTACTCAATTTAT is from Gloeothece verrucosa PCC 7822 and encodes:
- a CDS encoding glycosyltransferase family 4 protein, yielding MKKKLKVLLIIEQCNPEWSSVPLVGYNYYKEISQLVDCTLVTHGRNEEALQKFPEHKNIIYIHEGSFSPIYHKLVSSITFQGRVNWPLYNALCYPIYEEFNNQVYQQFHISVSKGDYDIVHAITPMMPRYPVKIIKACHNTPFLLGPVNGGVPFPPGFQKVARQEFAYFNFLRAVGRALIPGYVETYQQADKVLSGSTYTLNWLKDTFSIPDNRISLFYENGIKQEFIETQNAPKNLNYINLLFVGRLVPYKGADMLLEAISQLDQEIQNKIRLTIVGDGSEKKPLEQQVKELKLESLVKFTGWVKSQDIVQYYKNSDIFCFPSIREFGGAVVLEAMACGLPCIVVNNGGIGEYVTEETGFRIEPSSREYVVREVADKIQILVNDQTLRNQMSFKCVERVKDFEWGRKAEKIREIYEDLVKQKADKTLNSDLALKKVEA
- a CDS encoding class I SAM-dependent methyltransferase, with translation MTNSPIKITIKKDEFNKAYEQTVIKNNFFEVSSYYENYRPRYFNTLKFIEKFTLPESPKILEISGGQISLLLKEMFNFDCTVADVNDQYKQGIIDQGINFLVCDLLHDDILVESYYDLIVMCEVIEHLPVPPNLILEKLKKYLKPGGWLILTTPNFYRFRNLVRMITGTPIFCPFFQPRRGEAIGHFIEYSKENLQWSLEKAGFKSVQIEYRQLDFSGATLLTKLARIIISPLFIRPLWRDNLVANAQKP